Genomic segment of Colletotrichum destructivum chromosome 5, complete sequence:
AATGCTCGGGCCACCTAAGGTCCGAACCAAAGAATGGTGCGAGGGTGCCAGGGGCGAGGAAACAGGCCCGTGTGGGACGGGCAACTGAAGCCCAAACAACCTTACTTGGCGGGTCCTACGACAACTCAGCTGACGGGGATGACAGACGGAGGCTCGAAGGAGCTCACGAGTGTTGGGCAACGCCAAGTCCGCGGATGGGCCATCGGGACCGCAAATCCGGAGCGTACGGTAAACCCAATTCGAGCATTCATCAGTTCCCACGAAATGGCCGGTAGTGTTGGGAAACACACCGTGAATGAGTGGGCCTGATGAAGACGACAGAGCAGGTAATGTGCCAATCAATGATGGTGAGTTGGGGCGACGCAGCCATGACAGGATTACCATCCGAGGACTTCACAGAGACAAAAGACAATCCACAGTCAAATGACGCAACAACGCTGTGGTAATCTAACGTTGGGCCTCTGGGGTCTCTGACAGCTCAGGGCACGGCAAGGTTGGGTTGATGCATCAGCTCCCAGTTTGTTCTGTCCTGAAAGACTGCCGAGCCGGTACATCGGCACTGGTATCGATATGCTGGGGTGTCATTGagcaaaaaacaaaaaaaaaagggaaaaataagaagaagacaaagaagaagaaataGCAGAAAGGCGTGTTATTCATCCTAAAGCGGGACAGGAGAGCACTTTGATTGGGTTAGGTGAACAAAGCGTGATCAATCAAGTTAAGCAAtagaaggaagaaaagacgTTAGAGCGGCTCAACTAAGGTTTAGTGGCTGTTTAAACGCGTGTCAGTGGGTCACAGTCACTGCCCTTTCCGCGGTCTCCTACTCCTTGACGAGCCATCAATGGTTAGAGCGGCCCCCCGCAAATTTCTTAATCTGGTAAGGTAGTCTCTTTAGCGTCGACAAGAAGCGGCCAGTGCGCCGAAAAATGCAACCATGGTGAACCCTTCCAAAGCTGACAGCACACCCACTTGTCAAGTTGCTATGCACCCCCCGATCCCAGTCCACCCTCGTCGGAAACGTAGCTCCCCCTGTCTGAAATCCGAAGCCCGAGCCCCTTCAAGTGTCACAGGCTCCTGTCGATGAagcatcctcctctccatGGCATtgatggacgacggcggctgggCTGCAAACGTCACCCATCTATGATGTGGTGCAAGTCCGGATGCCCAGTCGTTCCGGCGAGATAAGAGCGGGCTTGGCGTTTGACGAGCGCACTCGATACCGCCAGAGTTGATGGCCTCTGTGGAGGTAAACTGTGAAATATGGGATGGTTTTAAGATGGCAATTACAGGGGTGCGCGACACTCCTCTCGCTCAGATGAAAGGGGTGTAGTCTGGCCATCATATGCGTTGTTTGAGAAACGGTATTTTCAATGTTGAGTTGTATTCTCAAGAAAAAGTAGCGGATGATTGATTATGAAAAGCGAAGGGAGAAAATAAGGGCAAGAAAGTGGAAGACCATGTCCACAATCTGACAGAGAGCGTAAGTTGAAATAAAGGCTGCCGGATCAGTAGGACGCACCAAACAAGTAGTGTCGCCAAGCTTTTATCGGACTTCTGTCAAGGGCTTGACTTCTGAGCTAGAATACCCCGACGAAACCCTCGAACCGCTCGTAAGACCAGCAAAACTTCGGGACGACTTGGCGCGCCGAGGCGACAACACTCAAATTTGTGGCAGGTGAACATGGCATTATAGATAAAGTACATTATAGCACATGCCAACCACAGTCCCATATCTCGAATAGATAGGATGGTCTTGGATGATGCGCCGTAACCCAGAGCCCGAATCCAATGAACGAACCCCTTTGCACCCGGCTGTCTTTGCAGCGAGATAGTCAGAGTGCCTCCAAATGCCATCGTTTCAAGCCCTCTTGACGAATGTCCCACTAGGCGCCCCTCGAGTAGGGTTTGTTACAAGATGCTGCATCCTTCGCATTTGTACATAAAAGGTACCCTCGGTGCTAAAGCATTTATCTCAGGGTCTAGAATCTTCCCACCTACCATACCGGCGATCGTCAACCCTGCCGCATCTCACTCTGAGAGCTAGAAGCTTGAAGCCTCACTCATTGGATCTTGACTGCAGGGAAACTGTTTAGCACCGTAAGAAGTAAACATGCGGCATCTAAGCGACAAATGATTGTACTTACCAATATTGACACCGCTGACACCACCGAGCACGAGACCCTGCTGCATAAGGCCGACAAGCTGGACAGAGTTGATCAATCCAACGGCGTTGAGCTGGGCAAGTTGCTGGAGCTGGGCGAGCATgacaagctgctgctgcgcctgGAGCTGAGCGAGAGCCTGAACGTTGACAACGTTCTGAAGACCCATGACGGCGAGGAGTAGCTGGATGTTCTGGAGAAGAACGGcgttgttcttgttgttgtcgttgtttTTGTTACGGTTGCGGCCGTTGCCCCGGTCGTTGTCATTACCACGGTTGTTGCCGTCGCCCCTGTTGTTATCGTTGCCCTTGTTCTCGCCTTCTTGTTGCTTCTGGTACTCCTTCATCGCCTTCTCGGcttccttggcggcctccttggcggcctcttTCTGCTGTTCCTCCTGCTTCTTGGCAGCCTCTTCGGCCTGCTTTGCTgcctcttcctgctgcttcttggcttcttcctcagCTTGCTTAGCAGCCTCCTCTTGCTGCTTCGCGGCATCATCCTGACCGGCGCCagcgcctccgccggcttTGGCGGCTTCTTCCGCAGCCTTGCGggcggcctcctcttcggccttcttcttctcctcggcagcggcgtcacCGCCCTCAGCAGGAGGTGCAGCGACAGGACCCTCAGCAGGAAGGGCTTCCGCAGGGGGGGCAGCGGCAGGAGCCTCGGCGGGAGGAGCGGCCGGGGCAATaggtgcaggtgcagcggcagcaggcgCCTGGGCGATTACCTGGCGGGTATCCAGCTGCTTAGGGATGCTCAGACCCGACACCAGGCCGGTAGCAATAAGAATGATCATGGAGGACCTCATTTTGAAATGACTGTCGTGAAGTGAGAACTGAAGAGTCTAGATCTTTGTCAGACGCTGCCTGTGAGCAGCCGAGAGACGAGATGACTTACTGGGTATCAAGGAATGACAGAAGCTGGGAATGAATGAAAACAGAGCACAGCTCTTGAAGAATGGAATAGTATATAGAGTTAAGACACTGTCTTGTCTAGAAGGGATAAGGGGCACACTGTCTGGTATGGGAAACGACGTGTATTTAACTTTCTCACTTCCCGGAAGAACATTAAGCATAAGTCGGTGTGTGGACCATGCCCGAACTTGGACCATTATTCCCAGGCCATAGCTTGCTGATCAGATGGCATCTATCAGGGTCATGAGACGGGCCATGTGTGCTTGTTAGTTGTCTGACAGGCCCACAGTGGTGGGGCATCTGCCTTCCTAGGTGGTGCGAAGCAACATCAAGACCCCACCTAGAAGACCGGCATACAATGGGTGTGTTGAAGCCGGTCTCAGCCATACCCCGTCAAGAAACACATGTCACCCGTCACCCCAACTCGGGACAACGGTAATGCATGCCCCAGAGCTTCAGCTGGTCGTCGTGGTTTGTCCTTCGGCTGTTTCGACTGATCTGAGCCGTTCTTGGCAGCTGGGAGATCAGACCGCATGCCGTCCATGTGGTGCATCTCCGCCCCCAGGGTGGATTAGATGACAACCTGAATGACATTGTCCGACAAGAGGGCTGTGAGGCATGTCGTTAGGCCTCCTTGGAAGAAGTCGCTGAGGAATAACCAGCCCTTGCCTGAGCCAGGCCGTGCATCAGGGGCTCCCTGCATCAGAAATTATTAACGAGTATTAAACGAGGGCGCAGATGTGGTAGCGTAGCCTAACAGCACGGGTCGCTTAGTGAGTATCGTCCGACGTTTCATCAACCTCGATCGCCCGGATGTTTACCAGCCGTGGGAGAATTTCGAGCCTCTTGCACCGGCCAGGCTATCATAGCATTGTTTCTGAAGCGACTAGTTTTTCTGAATTTGGCGGATGATCATACGTGGTTAAGCACAAGATGATTAGAGATTGACGACGGGTCGCCGGGAATGCTCAGAGAAACAGAAAAGCAAGAGATGCGCAGCGATCAGAAGAGATATTTCGCACCCCTTGGCCAAAAGACAGAGCGTAGAAAAGAGGCACTAAGCCTGTAGATTTTCCAGTCGGATTGCCTGGAACGATCCCGCAAGGATGGTACTGATGCGACTCTGCAAGGGAAAACTGCACCTGCGTTTCAGGCACATTTGTTCAAGATGACCTCGATTCTAAGACAAGTGCTCATTTGGACTTGGTTGCCCCGATCAATAGCTTCCGAGTGCGTGAGCAATGCTGAAGCACCAAATGCGTGATCCTACTCTGCACACATGTATAGTACGAGGTCTTTGGAGCACCCGTATGGCAATTTAAGGAGGCAGATGGTGAGGCCTTGGGACAGACGTTACCTAAGAGTACGGGAAGGAGACTGAAGCGCAAAGATTGATGGCAAGCTTGACTTGGAAACCACTCCATTCCAATTGGTTCGGCGCGATTGACCGGTTGCCTTGGCTAAATACAGCCATCTGCGACTTCGGCCGTGCACTCGCATCATTCGAATGGCAAGACATAGAGCTCTTTCGCAAGGCTGCAGGTCTGTAACAGAGAGCCTCAGGTCCGGGACCGTTCAGGACAATTGCGAGGAATGTCTTGCAGACAACGCTGGCCGAGTCATCATGTAAACCGTTTCCCATTCAAGCTCCCTGCTGCTCCCATCCTGGAAAGTCATAGCCACACAACTTCGGCCTCATTCCCACAACCTCAAAGCTAGCCGAGCGGCGTTAGCTGGGCATCGTGAGTGGCAACTTCGTCGTAAAAGTCGTTTCGAGCCATCACGGGTTGCAGAAAGTCGAAAACTGCGTCGTGGGGCTTGAATGGTATCTTGAGTTGTACATATGTTCATCTGCTGTCGTCACCTTTCCGCTTTTGTGGCCTCTGCATCTTTACTCGGTCCATGGAATCCTAACCACTCTCCAAGGATGCcgcccggcctcggcacTGGGCACTCCCTCTTCAATCGCTCTTCCCGGGTTCGTATGGtatcctcgtcgccggcttgGCTGAAGTTGACTATGCCGTTCTCGATCTCAGGGGTTGTCTCGCGACGTtttcgcctcctccggcgaCCATCCTCGCCTACTACGATTTCTCCATCGGCGTACGTGACACGAGGTGCTGGACATGGTAAAAGATGCGGCATGCCAACAACGAAAAAGCTTGCAACGACTGTTGTAGCAAAGAGGGTAGACGTCATACGCGACCGTGGGTGGAGGGGATGCGGTGGCATGATCGCGTAtgggtttttttcttcttttttttgtggaaaagaaggacgaggatTTCTACGTGAAATTGAACGTTAGATGCCTCATGTTTGACGGTACTGAGCCAATCAAGCAACATAGCTCACCTATGGCAGCATCATACTCGCGCGACTTGGTAATGCGGTCCTACGTCAATGCCTTGATGAGGCCGCCGCGATGGATGGCAACTCTCGGTTTTCTTGCAAACCTGCAGTGAAGCTTGATGGGTCGAATTGCTATGCAGGCCATCTGATTGGATTCCAGCGTCCCGGGGTGGGCCCATCCGCCGATGTGACATTTCAAACGCTGTGTGCCTGAGGAACCCGGCTTCGGTAACCGCAACAACTAAGCTTCCGTGATAGAGAAGATACAAGCTGTGATCTAGTCCCACTTATCATAGTGCACGTACCATTTTGATTCTCCACTTTGCAGATCCCGGCGCGATTAGAAGTTGGGGGTTCGTAGGCGACTGAATGGCAATTATGCACGTcttttgcctttgccttACTGacgccatcccatcccgAAAGCCTTGATCGCGCAACGAACCATTTCGCTAAGACGAAGAAGACTCGGCCTATCGCGCTGCCCCAGGTTTTACTACCAACGCGAAGTTCTGAAGTAAGGGGCATATAACAAATATCCACTTCAACTCGAAATTGCGActcgtcggccttgggcgCCTCGACGTAAACCACGGAGCCCTCCTTAGCTATTGCCATGAGCGACCTCGACAAGTACGTTTCTCAGTCAACTTCGACTTAGTGTTTTCGCCAAGATACTGACAATCGGGACAGAGCCATTGCGCAATTGCGCGCCTGCCGACCGATACCCGAAGCGCAGGTTCGAGAACTGTGCCATAAGGCACGGGAGTTACTCATTGAAGAGGGCAACGTCGTCACGGTTACAGCTCCCGTAACGGTATGAGGGAGTGCACATTACGCAAGGATCGAACGGGTACTGATGGGACTCTTAGATATGCGGTGATATCCACGGCCAGTTCCATGATCTCATGGAGCTCTTCCGCGTTGGTGGCGACGTCCCCGACACCAATTACCTTTTCATGGGTAAATAGCCACAGCTCTCGCCATCATTCGAGAGCAACAGGCCGACTGATTATGTTACATAGGTGACTTTGTCGACCGTGGCTTTTACTCGCTCGAgtccttcctcctccttctctgcCTCAAAGTTCGCTATCCCGACCGTATGACCCTCATTCGCGGCAACCACGAGTCCCGTCAAATCACCACCGTCTATGGCTTCTACGACGAGTGCCTGCGGAAATATGGTTCGGCCAACGTCTGGCGCTATTGCTGCGACGTCTTCGACTACCTTGCTCTTGGGGCCATCGTACTAGGCGCATCGCACACGTTCAACTCCCCGCCGGAGCAAGAACCCATCAACGAAGATGTGGAGATCGAGGTCTGCGACCAGGCTGGCTCAACAATGAGCCGATTCCCCAGACAAAGACGGCCACAGCGGCAACCGACACCTGGCAGTCCAAATGGCGCGCCTTCGGGCGACAAAACAGGCCCGCCGGGCAGTGGCGCATCGGGAAGCTCGGCAGGTTCCATCGGCAaccccgccggcgccattCTATGCGTCCACGGTGGTCTCTCCCCCCTGATAGACAGTGTCGATAAGATCCGGCTTCTCGACAGGAAGCAAGAGGTGCCGCACGAAGGAGCCATGTGCGATTTGCTTTGGTCTGACCCAGACGATATCGATGGATGGGGGTTGTCGCCACGCGGTGCTGGGTTCTTGTTTGGTGCTGATATTGTCCGCGACTTCAACCACAAGAACGATCTGTCGCTTATCGCGCGTGCCCACCAGCTCGTCATGGAGGGTTTCAAAGAGATGTTCGACGCTAGTATCGTCACGGTTTGGTCGGCGCCCAATTATTGCTACCGCTGCGGCAACGTTGCGGCGATCCTCGAACTGGCGGAGGACGACTCAGGCACTGGTGTCTTCGCGCGCAGCAATGGCGACAGGGGCCGCAGTGACGGCGGTATCAGGGGAACCGATGACTATGTTCTCCTGCCCGGACCGGCGCGGAGGTACCGCGTGTTCCAGGCAGCACCTCAAGAT
This window contains:
- a CDS encoding Putative serine/Threonine protein phosphatase PP2A, whose protein sequence is MSDLDKAIAQLRACRPIPEAQVRELCHKARELLIEEGNVVTVTAPVTICGDIHGQFHDLMELFRVGGDVPDTNYLFMGDFVDRGFYSLESFLLLLCLKVRYPDRMTLIRGNHESRQITTVYGFYDECLRKYGSANVWRYCCDVFDYLALGAIVLGASHTFNSPPEQEPINEDVEIEVCDQAGSTMSRFPRQRRPQRQPTPGSPNGAPSGDKTGPPGSGASGSSAGSIGNPAGAILCVHGGLSPLIDSVDKIRLLDRKQEVPHEGAMCDLLWSDPDDIDGWGLSPRGAGFLFGADIVRDFNHKNDLSLIARAHQLVMEGFKEMFDASIVTVWSAPNYCYRCGNVAAILELAEDDSGTGVFARSNGDRGRSDGGIRGTDDYVLLPGPARRYRVFQAAPQDSRGMPAKKPVADYFL